In Agromyces sp. 3263, a single genomic region encodes these proteins:
- a CDS encoding pyridoxamine 5'-phosphate oxidase family protein, producing MDVSVWNREQAAAAARRVVENNDYLTLATAGAEGTPWATPVWFAADDLAQFFWVSRMTRRHSHNIEERPEVALAIFDSTTPVGEAEAVYVQALAGQVEDADLGAALAVFAGKSVARGIRVWNEADVTGDAPHRLYVARATEVFVLDPKEQRVRV from the coding sequence ATGGACGTTTCGGTGTGGAATCGCGAGCAGGCTGCGGCCGCCGCCCGGCGGGTGGTCGAGAACAATGACTACCTGACCCTCGCGACCGCTGGCGCCGAGGGCACGCCGTGGGCGACTCCGGTGTGGTTCGCCGCCGACGATCTGGCGCAGTTCTTCTGGGTGTCGCGGATGACTCGCCGGCACTCGCACAACATCGAGGAGCGTCCAGAGGTCGCGCTCGCGATCTTCGACTCGACCACCCCCGTCGGCGAGGCCGAAGCGGTGTACGTCCAGGCGCTGGCGGGTCAGGTCGAGGATGCCGACTTGGGGGCCGCGCTCGCCGTGTTCGCTGGGAAGTCGGTGGCACGCGGCATCCGGGTGTGGAACGAAGCGGATGTCACGGGTGACGCGCCCCATCGCCTCTACGTGGCGCGCGCGACCGAGGTCTTCGTGCTCGACCCGAAGGAGCAGCGGGTGCGGGTCTGA
- a CDS encoding DUF2510 domain-containing protein, with the protein MSDAPGTPAGWYDDGSGSGTLRYWDGNAWTDHTAPAAGAAAAGPAATGAAPTAPEYAAGETQTAYGPGATSTVMTTDAAPAAPAGKPHVLAIIALAVAAIGFIFACIPGALIVGWVLLPIAFVLSLVALFLKGAKWPAITGLVLSIVGTIVGVVVFFTVVSTSFDEAFEDIDGAIAEASESAEDAAEEPLAEEPAPDAVDTLSFGQTMVWEDDVELTVSAPEPYTPSEYAAGADLPSNLVFTITITNNSTENLEPLPYPRLASGGQEGSQIFDVSESGDIGVPPTTVILPGQSVTWQSAWSVADPNSLTMQISPSFDYDDAVFTNLQ; encoded by the coding sequence ATGAGCGATGCACCGGGGACTCCTGCAGGCTGGTACGACGACGGATCCGGCAGCGGAACGCTCCGATACTGGGACGGGAATGCCTGGACGGACCACACCGCGCCCGCCGCCGGCGCGGCCGCCGCCGGTCCCGCTGCCACTGGTGCCGCCCCCACCGCGCCCGAATACGCAGCGGGCGAGACGCAGACCGCGTACGGGCCGGGCGCAACGAGCACGGTCATGACGACGGATGCCGCGCCCGCCGCACCAGCGGGCAAGCCGCACGTGCTCGCCATCATCGCCCTGGCCGTCGCGGCGATCGGGTTCATCTTCGCGTGCATCCCGGGCGCGCTCATCGTCGGATGGGTGCTCCTGCCGATCGCCTTTGTACTGTCCCTCGTCGCCCTGTTCCTCAAGGGCGCGAAGTGGCCCGCCATCACGGGCCTGGTGCTGTCGATCGTCGGCACCATCGTGGGCGTGGTCGTGTTCTTCACGGTCGTCTCCACCTCGTTCGACGAGGCCTTCGAGGACATCGACGGGGCGATCGCCGAGGCATCCGAGTCCGCCGAGGACGCCGCGGAGGAGCCGCTCGCCGAGGAGCCCGCGCCCGACGCCGTCGACACGCTGTCCTTCGGGCAGACGATGGTGTGGGAGGACGACGTCGAGCTCACCGTCTCGGCACCCGAGCCCTACACGCCCAGCGAGTACGCGGCGGGCGCCGACCTGCCGAGCAACCTCGTCTTCACGATCACGATCACGAACAACTCGACCGAGAACCTCGAGCCGCTTCCGTATCCGCGCCTCGCCTCGGGCGGCCAGGAGGGCAGCCAGATCTTCGACGTGTCGGAGAGCGGCGACATCGGCGTGCCGCCGACCACCGTCATCCTGCCCGGGCAGTCGGTCACCTGGCAGTCCGCATGGTCGGTCGCCGACCCGAACTCGCTGACCATGCAGATCTCGCCGAGCTTCGACTACGACGACGCGGTCTTCACGAACCTGCAGTGA
- a CDS encoding NAD(P)-binding domain-containing protein, whose protein sequence is MTTLGIIGAGHIGSQVARAAIANGYEVVIANSRGPETLADLVAELGPKARAATATDAAASGDVVVVTVPFKAFDAIPVEPLAGKVVIDTNNYYWERDGHVAELDEGRNTVTGMLQQHLPESRVAKGFNHITARDITTDGTPAGTPGRRALATASDFADAAEFVTDLYDRFGFDTVNVGPLAESWRVERDQPAYSAGAQTRDELVANLAKAERKVTTA, encoded by the coding sequence ATGACGACACTCGGAATCATCGGAGCAGGACACATCGGCAGCCAGGTCGCGCGGGCCGCGATCGCGAACGGGTACGAGGTGGTCATCGCGAACTCTCGCGGGCCCGAGACGCTCGCCGACCTCGTGGCCGAGCTGGGCCCGAAGGCGCGTGCGGCGACGGCGACGGATGCCGCGGCGTCGGGTGACGTCGTGGTCGTGACGGTGCCCTTCAAGGCGTTCGACGCGATCCCGGTCGAGCCGCTCGCCGGGAAGGTCGTGATCGACACGAACAACTACTACTGGGAGCGCGACGGCCACGTCGCGGAGCTCGATGAGGGCCGCAACACGGTCACCGGGATGCTGCAGCAGCACCTCCCCGAGAGCCGCGTCGCGAAGGGCTTCAACCACATCACCGCTCGCGACATCACGACCGACGGCACTCCGGCCGGCACGCCCGGCCGCCGCGCGCTGGCGACGGCGAGCGACTTCGCGGATGCCGCGGAGTTCGTGACCGACCTCTACGACCGGTTCGGCTTCGACACCGTGAATGTCGGTCCCCTCGCCGAGAGCTGGCGCGTCGAGCGCGACCAGCCCGCCTACTCGGCCGGCGCGCAGACCCGCGACGAGCTCGTCGCCAACCTTGCGAAGGCCGAGCGCAAGGTCACCACGGCGTAG
- a CDS encoding epoxide hydrolase, whose translation MVTRVQPFEVHVSDDVLDDLRERLARTRFLPDSPRTPASGMNAAYLRELVDSWLGWDWRAREAWLNSHPQFIAEIDDADVHFVHLRSSQPHAPALLVMHGWPHTFALQLDFADQLPDFDVVVASLPGFAFSSPYAAGPMTERRLAATMHALMTDVLGYERYVTYGEDVTANVSDLIAARYPEHVAGIVATHAHFPTGDERETLTDAAERAFFDDLAARHGPDGGYGHIQATRPDLLAAALNDSPAGLLAWLAEKLVGWSDTPPGDPAAVERRISRDRILTEAMIYWVTQSIGSSFRPYYEGADQPDPIPPTSAPAAVYIQRHEGTYPESIARRHYLDLREFDRLDEGGHFAIGEVPAELARRVRAFVATLS comes from the coding sequence ATGGTCACCAGGGTTCAGCCATTCGAGGTCCACGTCTCCGACGACGTGCTCGACGATCTGCGCGAGCGCCTGGCGCGCACGAGGTTCCTGCCCGACTCGCCGCGCACCCCCGCCTCGGGCATGAACGCGGCCTACCTGCGCGAGCTCGTCGACAGCTGGCTCGGGTGGGACTGGCGGGCACGCGAGGCCTGGCTCAACAGCCATCCGCAGTTCATCGCCGAGATCGACGACGCCGACGTCCATTTCGTGCACCTGAGGTCCTCGCAGCCTCATGCCCCTGCGTTGCTGGTGATGCACGGCTGGCCGCACACGTTCGCGCTCCAGCTCGACTTCGCCGACCAGCTGCCCGACTTCGACGTCGTCGTGGCGAGCCTGCCGGGGTTCGCCTTCTCGTCGCCCTACGCCGCCGGCCCGATGACCGAGCGGCGACTCGCGGCGACCATGCACGCCCTCATGACCGACGTACTGGGCTACGAGCGCTACGTCACCTACGGCGAAGACGTCACGGCGAACGTCAGCGACCTCATCGCCGCGCGCTACCCCGAGCACGTCGCGGGCATCGTCGCGACGCACGCGCACTTCCCCACCGGCGACGAACGCGAGACGCTGACGGATGCCGCTGAGCGCGCGTTCTTCGACGACCTCGCCGCGCGCCACGGCCCCGATGGCGGATACGGTCACATCCAGGCGACCCGCCCCGACCTGCTCGCGGCCGCGCTCAACGACTCCCCCGCGGGGCTCCTCGCGTGGCTCGCCGAGAAGCTCGTCGGCTGGAGCGACACGCCGCCCGGCGATCCGGCTGCGGTCGAGCGGCGCATCTCGCGCGACCGCATCCTCACCGAGGCGATGATCTACTGGGTGACGCAGTCCATCGGATCCTCGTTCCGCCCCTACTACGAGGGTGCCGACCAGCCCGACCCGATCCCGCCCACGTCGGCACCGGCCGCCGTGTACATCCAGCGCCACGAGGGCACGTACCCCGAGTCGATCGCTCGCCGTCACTACCTCGACCTTCGGGAGTTCGACCGCCTCGACGAGGGCGGGCACTTCGCCATCGGCGAGGTGCCCGCCGAGCTCGCTCGCCGTGTGCGCGCGTTCGTCGCCACGCTCAGCTGA
- a CDS encoding SDR family oxidoreductase: MTILVTAASGQLGRLVVDALLERGARPDDLVASARDTSKLADVAARGIRTVELDYARPDTIAAALDGIDAVLLISGSEPGSRLTGHRNVIDAAKAAGVAKLVYTSAPQAATADYALGADHKATEEAIAASGVPAVIVRHNWYTENYAADVARAASTGTIAASVADGRVASATRADFAAGDAAVLLEDGHLGQVYEFGGDAAWSYAELAAAASEVVGRPVSYASLTTEEHVAALESAGLDAGTAAFVAGIDDAIRRGVLDVPTGTLSRLIGRPTTSLVDGLRAAVPAQEQRLAQATNAA; the protein is encoded by the coding sequence ATGACCATCCTCGTCACCGCAGCCTCGGGCCAGCTCGGCCGCCTCGTCGTCGACGCATTGCTCGAGCGCGGCGCCCGGCCCGACGACCTCGTCGCGAGCGCGCGCGACACCTCGAAGCTCGCGGACGTCGCGGCACGCGGCATCCGCACCGTCGAGCTCGACTATGCGCGCCCCGACACCATCGCGGCCGCCCTCGACGGCATCGACGCCGTGCTGCTCATCTCGGGCTCGGAGCCGGGCTCGCGCCTCACCGGCCACCGCAACGTGATCGACGCAGCGAAGGCCGCGGGCGTCGCGAAGCTCGTCTACACGAGCGCACCGCAGGCGGCCACCGCCGACTACGCTCTCGGCGCCGACCACAAGGCCACCGAGGAGGCGATCGCCGCATCGGGCGTGCCCGCCGTGATCGTGCGCCACAACTGGTACACCGAGAACTACGCGGCGGATGTCGCGCGCGCCGCCTCGACCGGCACCATCGCGGCGTCCGTGGCCGACGGTCGCGTGGCCAGCGCCACCCGTGCCGACTTCGCCGCCGGCGACGCGGCCGTGCTCCTCGAAGACGGGCACCTCGGCCAGGTCTACGAGTTCGGCGGCGACGCGGCGTGGAGCTACGCGGAGCTCGCGGCGGCCGCCTCTGAGGTCGTCGGGCGTCCCGTCTCGTACGCGTCGCTCACGACCGAGGAGCACGTGGCGGCGCTCGAGTCGGCCGGTCTCGACGCCGGCACGGCCGCGTTCGTCGCGGGCATCGACGACGCGATCCGCCGTGGTGTGCTCGACGTGCCGACCGGCACGCTGTCGCGCCTCATCGGGCGGCCGACGACGTCGCTCGTCGACGGGCTTCGGGCGGCCGTGCCGGCGCAGGAGCAGCGCCTGGCCCAGGCGACGAACGCGGCGTAG
- a CDS encoding helix-turn-helix domain-containing protein, with translation MVVSLAQIRETSGEVFTEGCPTRVVLDHIMSKWGVLVLLALTDGTHRWGELRREVEGISEKMLASTLRTLEGDGLVERRSYPEVPPRVEYSLTEIGRDLMDRMLPLVEWVAANAGRVIPVG, from the coding sequence ATGGTGGTAAGTCTTGCGCAGATCCGCGAAACGTCCGGCGAAGTGTTCACCGAGGGATGCCCCACGCGCGTCGTGCTCGATCACATCATGAGCAAGTGGGGCGTGCTCGTGCTACTCGCGCTCACCGACGGCACGCATCGCTGGGGAGAGCTGCGCCGCGAGGTCGAGGGCATCAGCGAGAAGATGCTCGCCTCGACGCTGCGCACCCTCGAGGGCGACGGGCTCGTCGAACGCCGCTCCTACCCCGAGGTGCCCCCGCGCGTCGAGTACTCGCTCACCGAGATCGGGCGCGACCTGATGGACCGGATGCTGCCGCTCGTCGAGTGGGTCGCGGCGAACGCCGGCCGCGTCATCCCGGTCGGATAG
- a CDS encoding DUF1697 domain-containing protein, with amino-acid sequence MSGSYVALLRGINVGGRNPIRMPELAECFRDAGYEDVGTYLQSGNVLFQPGGRGRPGGQKLEADVEAMLEQRFGMPLLVVIRSRDELARTIEAAPADHGSPKLRSDVFFLKHPLTAEAALAEMPELREGVDAVAAGPGAIYFSRVAARATKTRIQKFMAMPVFQQMTVRTWGTCTKLLEKLDEMDGAA; translated from the coding sequence ATGTCCGGCTCGTACGTCGCCCTGCTGCGCGGCATCAACGTGGGCGGACGGAACCCGATTCGCATGCCGGAGCTCGCCGAGTGCTTCCGCGACGCCGGATACGAGGACGTGGGCACCTACCTGCAGAGCGGCAACGTGCTGTTCCAGCCCGGCGGCAGGGGTCGCCCCGGCGGCCAGAAGCTCGAAGCCGACGTGGAGGCGATGCTCGAGCAGCGGTTCGGGATGCCGCTGCTCGTCGTGATCCGATCGCGCGACGAGCTCGCCCGAACCATCGAGGCCGCCCCCGCCGATCATGGATCACCGAAGCTGCGAAGCGACGTCTTCTTCCTCAAGCACCCGCTCACCGCCGAGGCGGCGCTCGCCGAGATGCCCGAACTGCGCGAGGGCGTCGACGCGGTGGCGGCCGGACCGGGGGCGATCTACTTCTCGCGGGTGGCCGCGCGGGCGACGAAGACCCGCATCCAGAAGTTCATGGCGATGCCGGTCTTCCAGCAGATGACCGTGCGCACGTGGGGCACCTGCACCAAGCTGCTCGAGAAGCTCGACGAGATGGATGGGGCCGCCTGA
- a CDS encoding NAD(P)-dependent oxidoreductase, which translates to MPAETETIVITGAAGRIGREVVPLLGRPGRELRLVDTAPAPSGVDLPDGASWHDVAIEDDAGMRKVLAGASAVVHLAGLSSERPWADLLRVNIDGTQRVLEAARHSGVRRVLLASSIHAVGFAPAVDAASDAPLLPRPDTFYGVSKAAMEALGSLYADRFGMSIVSARICAFTSEAGDRRGGAQWLSPGDMARLIEAAIVLDDGRHHLVWGVSDNADGWFSLEAGHAMGYRPEDDSREARRLSDGTAPAPLAPFGPLGGVFTDDAHPVGETWG; encoded by the coding sequence GTGCCCGCAGAGACCGAGACCATCGTCATCACCGGCGCCGCCGGACGCATCGGGCGCGAGGTCGTGCCATTGCTCGGCCGTCCAGGTCGTGAGCTCCGCCTCGTCGACACGGCCCCGGCACCGAGCGGTGTGGACCTGCCCGACGGGGCGAGCTGGCACGACGTCGCGATCGAAGACGACGCCGGCATGCGGAAGGTGCTAGCCGGGGCATCCGCCGTCGTGCACCTCGCGGGGCTCTCGTCGGAACGGCCATGGGCCGACCTGCTTCGCGTCAACATCGACGGCACCCAGCGCGTGCTCGAGGCCGCCCGCCACTCGGGAGTGCGACGCGTGCTGCTCGCCAGCTCCATCCATGCCGTCGGCTTCGCGCCCGCCGTCGACGCGGCATCCGACGCCCCCCTGCTCCCCCGCCCCGACACGTTCTACGGCGTGAGCAAGGCCGCCATGGAGGCACTCGGCAGCCTCTACGCCGACCGGTTCGGCATGTCAATCGTGAGCGCGCGCATCTGCGCGTTCACGTCCGAGGCCGGCGATCGTCGCGGCGGCGCCCAGTGGCTCTCGCCCGGCGACATGGCGCGGCTGATCGAGGCGGCGATCGTCCTCGACGACGGCCGGCACCACCTCGTGTGGGGCGTCTCCGACAACGCCGACGGGTGGTTCTCGCTCGAGGCCGGGCACGCCATGGGCTACCGGCCCGAGGACGACTCGCGGGAGGCACGCCGGCTCTCCGACGGCACCGCCCCGGCACCGTTGGCGCCCTTCGGCCCGCTCGGCGGGGTGTTCACCGACGACGCGCACCCGGTGGGCGAGACCTGGGGGTGA